Proteins encoded in a region of the Shewanella polaris genome:
- a CDS encoding AraC family transcriptional regulator encodes MSVNKHHEERIKRVCDYINNHLDEDISLEKLSAIAICSKYHFHRIFKSFMGISTIQFVQLTRMKRASFRLAFESEQSIIDIAYEAHFESPEAFSRAFRRTFKQSPSQFRINPEWHSWHSKYEFKPPIVGENIVDIKITHFEEKNVALIEHKGHPKLVLDTVAKFISWRKETGLSPIKKSDSFGIPYSDPNTTPSEEFRFDICGTHNGEVPDNNYGVKSGLIPSGRCAVAQHKGSHDQISDTIYYLYRQWLPDSGEDLRDFPCFFHYLNFVHEVDECELLTDIYLPIK; translated from the coding sequence ATGAGTGTAAACAAACACCATGAAGAGCGAATAAAAAGAGTTTGTGATTACATCAACAATCATTTAGATGAAGATATATCGTTAGAAAAATTGAGCGCAATTGCAATATGTTCTAAATATCATTTTCATCGTATATTCAAATCATTCATGGGGATTAGTACTATTCAGTTTGTGCAACTTACTCGAATGAAGCGCGCTTCTTTTAGGTTGGCATTCGAGTCTGAACAAAGCATTATTGATATCGCTTATGAAGCTCATTTCGAAAGCCCTGAAGCATTTTCGCGAGCCTTTAGAAGAACATTCAAGCAATCACCTTCCCAATTTAGGATCAATCCAGAGTGGCACTCATGGCACTCAAAATATGAATTTAAGCCGCCAATAGTTGGAGAAAACATTGTGGATATAAAGATTACTCATTTTGAAGAAAAGAACGTCGCTCTGATCGAGCATAAAGGTCACCCAAAATTAGTTTTAGATACAGTTGCAAAATTTATTTCTTGGAGAAAAGAAACGGGTTTATCACCGATAAAAAAGAGTGACTCTTTTGGTATCCCATATAGCGATCCAAATACAACACCAAGTGAAGAGTTCCGCTTTGATATTTGTGGTACGCATAATGGTGAAGTACCAGATAACAACTATGGTGTGAAATCAGGGCTCATTCCAAGTGGTCGTTGTGCGGTTGCCCAGCATAAAGGTAGTCATGATCAAATTAGCGATACTATTTATTATTTGTATCGACAATGGTTACCCGATAGCGGTGAAGACTTACGTGATTTCCCTTGTTTTTTCCACTACTTGAATTTTGTGCATGAGGTGGATGAGTGTGAATTACTCACGGATATTTACCTGCCTATAAAGTAA
- a CDS encoding MFS transporter, giving the protein MLYALVPISSLLISNAFLLLGHGLLLTLLPIAASESGFSDTQVALTGSAYFLGFVSGCIATPYMLKRVGHIRSFAVLATCYSVVILIFPLLPEFYTWMLLRFIIGIVISGLYMIIESWLNGTSNSNNRGSILSIYTTLNLVMVMCGQQLFNLGSAQESMLFSLAAIFISIAIIPVSLTRSAAPAVVHQVKLNMFKVWRHSHIALIGAVVAGLVTGAFWSLAPIYAKDNSFDSSQLGAFLSATVLGGACFQLPLGRISDRFDRRTVLMFMALAGSAVSLLFVGLPYIVTTFGGWAASISAFFWGGTCMTLYAICLAHANDNATSEDFVEISSAMLITLGLSSAIGAPLASLAMGLLGAKGLYAFTSGCLIIFFIIVFLRRGSHVLPSNLETKESFRAVTDMAGPAAYEMDPRTENDLTQEKD; this is encoded by the coding sequence ATGTTATACGCATTAGTCCCAATTTCTTCCTTACTCATTTCTAATGCATTTTTACTGCTTGGTCATGGATTATTACTGACTTTGTTGCCTATTGCAGCTAGTGAATCGGGGTTTTCTGATACCCAAGTCGCATTGACAGGTTCAGCCTATTTTTTAGGCTTTGTATCAGGATGCATAGCCACACCTTATATGTTGAAAAGAGTGGGTCATATTCGTAGCTTTGCAGTGTTAGCGACTTGCTATTCTGTCGTAATCTTGATCTTCCCCTTATTACCAGAATTTTATACCTGGATGCTACTGCGATTCATCATAGGTATTGTCATTTCTGGCCTATATATGATCATCGAAAGCTGGCTGAATGGAACCTCAAATTCAAATAATCGTGGTTCAATACTCTCTATTTATACAACATTAAATTTAGTCATGGTTATGTGCGGGCAGCAATTATTCAATTTAGGGAGTGCGCAAGAGTCAATGCTATTTAGTTTGGCAGCCATATTTATATCTATTGCAATTATACCTGTCTCGCTTACTCGTTCAGCGGCTCCTGCTGTGGTTCATCAAGTAAAATTAAATATGTTCAAGGTTTGGCGACATTCACACATAGCACTCATTGGAGCCGTTGTTGCTGGTTTGGTTACGGGCGCATTTTGGTCTTTAGCACCAATATATGCAAAAGATAATAGCTTTGACAGCAGCCAATTAGGAGCATTTTTATCTGCTACAGTGCTTGGCGGAGCATGTTTTCAACTACCATTAGGAAGGATTTCTGATAGGTTTGATAGACGAACTGTATTGATGTTTATGGCTTTAGCTGGTTCAGCGGTATCATTATTATTCGTTGGTTTACCCTACATTGTGACCACATTTGGCGGATGGGCAGCTTCTATTTCTGCATTTTTCTGGGGGGGGACTTGCATGACGTTATATGCAATATGTTTAGCACATGCGAACGATAATGCAACATCAGAAGATTTTGTTGAAATAAGCAGTGCAATGTTAATTACACTTGGTTTGTCTTCAGCGATTGGGGCTCCGTTGGCGTCGCTTGCTATGGGTTTATTGGGAGCCAAAGGTCTTTATGCCTTTACAAGTGGATGCCTTATCATATTTTTTATTATCGTATTTTTAAGACGAGGTAGTCACGTATTACCGTCTAATTTGGAGACTAAAGAAAGTTTCCGCGCGGTGACTGATATGGCTGGTCCAGCGGCTTACGAAATGGATCCAAGAACTGAAAACGACCTTACTCAGGAAAAAGACTAA